One part of the Eulemur rufifrons isolate Redbay chromosome 16, OSU_ERuf_1, whole genome shotgun sequence genome encodes these proteins:
- the TNS2 gene encoding tensin-2 isoform X4 — protein sequence MERRWDLDLTYVTERILAAAFPARPDEQRHRGHLRELAHVLQSKHRDKYLLFNLSEKRHDLTRLNPKVQDFGWPELHAPPLDKLCSICKAMETWLSADPQHVVVLYCKGSKGKLGVIVSAYMHYSKISAGADQALATLTMRKFCEDKVATELQPSQRRYISYFSGLLSGSIRMNSSPLFLHYVLVPMLPAFEPGTGFQPFLKIYQSMQLVYTSGVYHIAGPGPPQLCISLEPALLLKGDVMVTCYHKGGRGTDRTLVFRVQFHTCTIHGPRLAFPKDQLDEAWTDERFPFQASVEFVFSSSPEKVKGNIPRNDPSVSVDYNTTEPAVRWDSYENFNQHHEDSVDGSLTHTRGPLDGSPYAQVQRAPRQTPPAPSPEPPPPPMLSVSSDSGHSSTLTTEPAAESPGRPPPTAAERQELDRLLGGCGVASGGRGAGRETAILDDEEQPPMGGGPHLGVYSGHRPGLSRHCSCRQGYREPCGVPNGGYYRPEGTLERRRLAYGGYEGPPQGYAEASMEKRRLCRSLSEGPYPYAPEPMGKPANGDFSYRSPGYREVVILEDPTLPALCSCPACEEKLALPTAALYGLRLEREAGEGWASEAGKPLLHPVRPGPPLPLLVPACGHHRAPMAEYSCLKPPKAGEEGHEGCSYTMCPEGRYGHPGYPALVTYGCGGAVPSYCPAYGRVPHSCGSPGEGRGYPSPGAHSPRAGSVSPGSPPYPQSRKLSYEIPAEEGGSRYPLPGHLASAGPVASAESPEPVSWREGPSGHSTLPRSPREAQCGASSELSGPSAPLHTSSPVQGKESTRRQDTRSPTLAPTQRLGPGEALPPASQGGPGKAPELPERSGPEPPASGPCSPTSPPSSPSDWPQERSPGGRSDSASPQGPVPTTLPGLRHAPWQGPRGPPDSPDGSPLTPVPTQVPWLVASPEPPQSSPTPAFPLAAAYDTNGPTQLPLPEKRHLPGPGQQPGPWGPEQASPPARGTSHHVTFAPLLPDNAPQPPEPPMQESQSNVKFVQDTSKFWYKPHLSRDQAIALLKDKDPGAFLIRDSHSFQGAYGLALKVATPPPSSQPWKGDPLEQLVRHFLIETGPKGVKIKGCPSEPYFGSLSALVSQHSISPISLPCCLRIPSKDPLEETPEAPAPTNMSTAADLLRQGAACSVLYLTSVETESLTGPQAVARASSAALSSSPRPTPAVVHFKVSAQGITLTDNQRKLFFRRHYPVNSITFSSTDPQDRRWTNPDGTTSKIFGFVAKKPGSPWENVCHLFAELDPDQPAGAIVTFITKVLLGQRK from the exons ATGGAGCGGCGCTGGGACTTGGACCTCACCTACGTGACTGAGCGCATCCTGGCCGCCGCCTTCCCCGCGCGGCCCGACGAACAGCGACATCGGGGCCACCTGCGCGAGCTGGCCCACGTGCTGCAATCTAAACACCGCGACAAGTACCTG CTCTTCAACCTTTCCGAGAAAAGGCACGACCTAACCCGCCTAAACCCCAAG GTCCAGGACTTTGGCTGGCCTGAGCTGCATGCCCCACCCCTAGACAAGCTGTGCTCCATCTGCAAAGCCATGGAGACGTGGCTCAGTGCTGACCCGCAGCACGTGGTCGTACTGTACTGCAAG ggAAGCAAGGGCAAGCTCGGGGTCATCGTTTCTGCCTACATGCACTACAGCAAGATCTCTGCAGG GGCGGACCAAGCACTGGCTACTCTTACCATGCGGAAATTCTGTGAGGACAAAGTGGCCACAGAACTGCAGCCCTCCCAGCGCCG ATACATCAGCTATTTCAGTGGGCTGCTCTCCGGCTCCATCAGAATGAACAGCAGCCCTCTCTTCCTGCACTACGTGCTCGTGCCCATGCTGCCGGCCTTCGAACCCGGCACAG GTTTCCAGCCCTTCCTCAAAATCTATCAGTCCATGCAGCTCGTCTACACGTCTGGAGTCTA CCACATTGCAGGCCCTGGCCCCCCGCAGCTCTGCATCAGCCTGGAGCCCGCACTCCTCCTCAAAGGCGACGTCATG GTCACGTGCTATCACAAGGGTGGCCGTGGCACAGACCGGACCCTCGTGTTCCGAGTCCAGTTCCACACGTGCACCATCCATGGACCACGGCTCGCCTTCCCCAAGGACCAGCTGGACGAGGCCTGGACTG ATGAGAGGTTCCCCTTCCAAGCCTCGGTGGAGTTTGTCTTCTCCTCTAGCCCTGAGAAGGTCAAAG GTAACATTCCACGGAATGACCCCTCGGTCTCTGTTGACTACAACACCACAGAGCCTGCCGTGCGCTGGGACTCTTATGAGAACTTCAACCAGCACCATGAGGACAGTGTGGATG GCTCCCTGACCCACACCCGGGGCCCCCTGGACGGCAGTCCCTATGCTCAGGTGCAGCGGGCCCCCCGCCAGACTCCACCGGCGCCCTCTCcggagccacccccaccccccatgctcTCTGTCAGCAGCGACTCCGGCCActcatccacactgaccacagAGCCCGCTGCTGAGTCCCCTGGCCGGCCACCCCCGACGGCTGCTGAACGGCAGGAGCTGGATCGCCTCCTGGGAGGCTGTGGCGTGGCCAGTGGGGGCCGGGGGGCTGGGCGCGAGACGGCCATCTTAGACGATGAGGAGCAGCCCCCCATGGGCGGAGGCCCCCACCTGGGAGTGTACTCAGGCCATAGGCCTGGCCTTAGCCGCCACTGCTCCTGCCGCCAGGGCTACCGGGAGCCTTGCGGGGTCCCCAATGGGGGCTACTACCGGCCAGAAGGAACCCTGGAAAGGCGACGGCTGGCCTATGGGGGCTATGAAGGCCCCCCCCAGGGCTATGCTGAGGCCTCCATGGAGAAGAGGCGCCTCTGCAGATCCCTGTCCGAGGGGCCGTATCCCTACGCCCCCGAGCCAATGGGGAAACCAGCCAACGGGGACTTCAGCTACCGCTCCCCAGGCTACCGGGAGGTGGTCATCCTGGAGgaccccaccctgcctgccttATGCTCATGCCCAGCCTGTGAGGAGAAGCTGGCGCTGCCCACGGCAGCCCTGTATGGACTGCGGCTGGAGAGGGAAGCTGGCGAGGGGTGGGCGAGCGAGGCGGGCAAGCCTCTCCTGcacccagtgcgccccgggcccCCGCTGCCACTGCTAGTGCCTGCCTGTGGGCATCACCGTGCCCCGATGGCTGAGTATAGCTGCCTGAAGCCACCCAAGGCAGGCGAGGAAGGGCACGAGGGCTGCTCCTACACCATGTGCCCCGAGGGCAGGTATGGGCATCCAGGCTACCCTGCCCTGGTGACATATGGCTGTGGAGGAGCCGTTCCCAGTTACTGCCCAGCATATGGCCGGGTGCCTCACAGCTGTGGCTCTCCAGGTGAGGGCAGAGGGTATCCCAGCCCTGGTGCCCACTCCCCACGGGCTGGCTCCGTTTCCCCGGGCAGCCCACCCTACCCGCAGTCCAGGAAGCTGAGCTACGAGATCCCTgcggaggagggagggagcaggtaCCCGCTGCCTGGGCACCTGGCCTCAGCAGGACCCGTGGCCTCTGCAG AGTCACCTGAGCCAGTGTCCTGGAGGGAGGGCCCCAGTGGGCACAGCACGCTGCCTCGGTCTCCACGAGAAGCCCAGTGCGGTGCCTCTTCAGAGTTGTCTGGTCCCTCCGCACCCCTGCACACCAGCAGCCCGGTCCAGGGCAAGGAAAG CACCAGACGACAGGACACCAGGTCCCCCACCTTGGCGCCCACTCAGAGACTGGGTCCTGGCGAGGCCTTGCCCCCTGCTTCCCAGGGAGGCCCTGGAAAGGCTCCTGAGCTGCCAGAGAGAAGTGGGCCTGAGCCTCCGGCTTCCGGCCCCTGCTCCCCGACCTCCCCTCCCAGCTCGCCCAGTGACTGGCCTCAGGAAAGGAGCCCAGGGGGCCGCTCAGACAGTGCCAGTCCCCAGGGCCCTGTGCCTACCACGCTGCCTGGTCTCCGCCACGCCCCCTGGCAGGGCCCTCGAGGCCCCCCAGACAGCCCGGATGGGTCCCCCCTCACGCCTGTGCCTACGCAGGTGCCCTGGCTTGTGGCCAGCCCAGAGCCACCTCAGAGCTCACCCACACCTGCCTTCCCCTTGGCTGCAGCCTATGACACCAATGGCCCCACCCAGCTCCCGCTTCCTGAGAAACGCCACCTGCCGGGGCCTGGGCAACAACCAGGACCCTGGGGCCCAGAGCAGGCATCACCACCAGCCAGAGGCACCAGTCACCATGTCACCTTCGCACCTCTGCTCCCGGATaatgccccccaacccccag AGCCTCCCATGCAAGAGAGCCAAAGCAATGTCAAGTTTGTCCAAGATACATCCAAGTTCTGGTACAAGCCACACCTGTCACGTGACCAAG CCATCGCCCTGCTGAAGGACAAGGACCCTGGGGCCTTCCTGATCAGGGACAGTCATTCATTCCAAGGAGCTTATGGGCTGGCCCTCAAGGTGGCCAcgcctcctcccagctcccagccctggaAAG GAGACCCCTTGGAACAGCTGGTCCGCCACTTCCTCATTGAGACTGGGCCCAAAGGGGTGAAGATCAAGGGCTGTCCCAGTGAGCCCTACTTTG GCAGCCTGTCCGCCCTGGTCTCCCAGCACTCCATCTCCCCCatctccctgccctgctgcctgcgCATTCCCAGTAAAG ATCCTCTGGAAGAGACCCCAGAGGCTCCAGCGCCCACCAACATGAGCACAGCGGCAGACCTCCTACGTCAGGGTGCTG CCTGCAGTGTGCTCTACCTGACCTCAGTGGAGACGGAGTCACTTACGGGCCCCCAAGCTGTGGCCCGGGCCAGCTCTGCAGCTCTGAGCTCTAGTCCCCGCCCGACACCAGCTGTTGTCCACTTCAAGGTCTCAGCCCAGGGCATTACGCTGACAGACAACCAAAGGAA GCTCTTCTTTCGCCGCCATTATCCAGTGAACAGCATCACCTTCTCCAGCACTGACCCTCAGGACCGGAG ATGGACCAACCCAGACGGGACCACCTCCAA GATCTTTGGTTTCGTGGCCAAGAAGCCGGGAAGCCCCTGGGAGAATGTGTGTCACCTCTTTGCAGAGCTTGACCCAGATCAGCCTGCAGGCGCCATTGTCACCTTCATCACCAAAGTTCTACTGGGccagagaaaatga
- the TNS2 gene encoding tensin-2 isoform X1: protein MNPCRSLDRVHAPVCEAAPEWRGRVCKRSWADTPSRVDPGNLISWPPPHPPRPPTSWNSKRPAPFPPALPSTSRAGLLLTPARQPTLRPGEAAASARPLSGSPGPGPSIVQAWQPAPQPDTMKSSSPVERLLRALGRRDSSRATSRPRKAEPHSFREKVFRKKAPVCAVCKVTIDGTGVSCRVCKVATHRKCEAKVTSPCQALPPAELRRNTAPVRRIEHLGSTKSLNHSKQRSSLPRSFSLDPLMERRWDLDLTYVTERILAAAFPARPDEQRHRGHLRELAHVLQSKHRDKYLLFNLSEKRHDLTRLNPKVQDFGWPELHAPPLDKLCSICKAMETWLSADPQHVVVLYCKGSKGKLGVIVSAYMHYSKISAGADQALATLTMRKFCEDKVATELQPSQRRYISYFSGLLSGSIRMNSSPLFLHYVLVPMLPAFEPGTGFQPFLKIYQSMQLVYTSGVYHIAGPGPPQLCISLEPALLLKGDVMVTCYHKGGRGTDRTLVFRVQFHTCTIHGPRLAFPKDQLDEAWTDERFPFQASVEFVFSSSPEKVKGNIPRNDPSVSVDYNTTEPAVRWDSYENFNQHHEDSVDGSLTHTRGPLDGSPYAQVQRAPRQTPPAPSPEPPPPPMLSVSSDSGHSSTLTTEPAAESPGRPPPTAAERQELDRLLGGCGVASGGRGAGRETAILDDEEQPPMGGGPHLGVYSGHRPGLSRHCSCRQGYREPCGVPNGGYYRPEGTLERRRLAYGGYEGPPQGYAEASMEKRRLCRSLSEGPYPYAPEPMGKPANGDFSYRSPGYREVVILEDPTLPALCSCPACEEKLALPTAALYGLRLEREAGEGWASEAGKPLLHPVRPGPPLPLLVPACGHHRAPMAEYSCLKPPKAGEEGHEGCSYTMCPEGRYGHPGYPALVTYGCGGAVPSYCPAYGRVPHSCGSPGEGRGYPSPGAHSPRAGSVSPGSPPYPQSRKLSYEIPAEEGGSRYPLPGHLASAGPVASAESPEPVSWREGPSGHSTLPRSPREAQCGASSELSGPSAPLHTSSPVQGKESTRRQDTRSPTLAPTQRLGPGEALPPASQGGPGKAPELPERSGPEPPASGPCSPTSPPSSPSDWPQERSPGGRSDSASPQGPVPTTLPGLRHAPWQGPRGPPDSPDGSPLTPVPTQVPWLVASPEPPQSSPTPAFPLAAAYDTNGPTQLPLPEKRHLPGPGQQPGPWGPEQASPPARGTSHHVTFAPLLPDNAPQPPEPPMQESQSNVKFVQDTSKFWYKPHLSRDQAIALLKDKDPGAFLIRDSHSFQGAYGLALKVATPPPSSQPWKGDPLEQLVRHFLIETGPKGVKIKGCPSEPYFGSLSALVSQHSISPISLPCCLRIPSKDPLEETPEAPAPTNMSTAADLLRQGAACSVLYLTSVETESLTGPQAVARASSAALSSSPRPTPAVVHFKVSAQGITLTDNQRKLFFRRHYPVNSITFSSTDPQDRRWTNPDGTTSKIFGFVAKKPGSPWENVCHLFAELDPDQPAGAIVTFITKVLLGQRK from the exons ATGAATCCCTGCAGATCCCTGGATAGGGTGCATGCCCCGGTGTGTGAGGCAGCTCCAGAGTGGAGAGGGAGGGTGTGCAAAAGATCCTGGGCTGACACTCCCAGCAGGGTAGATCCTGGGAATCTGATCTCCTGGCCTCCCCCAcatcctccccgccccccaactTCCTGGAACAGCAAGCGACCTGCCCCCTTCCCGCCTGCACTTCCCTCCACTTCCAGGGCCGGGCTGCTCCTCACACCAGCCAGACAGCCTACCCTCCGCCCAGGGGAAGCGGCTGCCTCCGCCAGGCCGCTTTCAGGAAGCCCCGGGCCAGGCCCCAGCATTGTTCAGGCCTGGCAGCCGGCACCCCAGCCAGACACCATGAAGTCCAGCAGCCCCGTGGAGAGGCTGCTCAgagccctggggaggagggacagcAGCCGGGCCACCAGCAGG CCTAGGAAAGCTGAGCCACATAGCTTCCGGGAGAAGGTTTTCCGGAAGAAAGCTCCAGTCTGTGCAGTGTGTAAGGTGACCATCGATGGGACAGGTGTCTCGTGCAGAG TCTGCAAGGTGGCGACACACAGAAAATGTGAAGCAAAG GTGACTTCACCCTGTCAGGCCTTGCCTCCGGCAGAGCTG CGGCGAAACACCGCCCCAGTCAGGCGCATAGAGCACCTG GGATCCACCAAATCTCTGAACCACTCAAAGCAGCGCAGCTCTCTGCCCAG GAGCTTCAGCCTGGACCCGCTCATGGAGCGGCGCTGGGACTTGGACCTCACCTACGTGACTGAGCGCATCCTGGCCGCCGCCTTCCCCGCGCGGCCCGACGAACAGCGACATCGGGGCCACCTGCGCGAGCTGGCCCACGTGCTGCAATCTAAACACCGCGACAAGTACCTG CTCTTCAACCTTTCCGAGAAAAGGCACGACCTAACCCGCCTAAACCCCAAG GTCCAGGACTTTGGCTGGCCTGAGCTGCATGCCCCACCCCTAGACAAGCTGTGCTCCATCTGCAAAGCCATGGAGACGTGGCTCAGTGCTGACCCGCAGCACGTGGTCGTACTGTACTGCAAG ggAAGCAAGGGCAAGCTCGGGGTCATCGTTTCTGCCTACATGCACTACAGCAAGATCTCTGCAGG GGCGGACCAAGCACTGGCTACTCTTACCATGCGGAAATTCTGTGAGGACAAAGTGGCCACAGAACTGCAGCCCTCCCAGCGCCG ATACATCAGCTATTTCAGTGGGCTGCTCTCCGGCTCCATCAGAATGAACAGCAGCCCTCTCTTCCTGCACTACGTGCTCGTGCCCATGCTGCCGGCCTTCGAACCCGGCACAG GTTTCCAGCCCTTCCTCAAAATCTATCAGTCCATGCAGCTCGTCTACACGTCTGGAGTCTA CCACATTGCAGGCCCTGGCCCCCCGCAGCTCTGCATCAGCCTGGAGCCCGCACTCCTCCTCAAAGGCGACGTCATG GTCACGTGCTATCACAAGGGTGGCCGTGGCACAGACCGGACCCTCGTGTTCCGAGTCCAGTTCCACACGTGCACCATCCATGGACCACGGCTCGCCTTCCCCAAGGACCAGCTGGACGAGGCCTGGACTG ATGAGAGGTTCCCCTTCCAAGCCTCGGTGGAGTTTGTCTTCTCCTCTAGCCCTGAGAAGGTCAAAG GTAACATTCCACGGAATGACCCCTCGGTCTCTGTTGACTACAACACCACAGAGCCTGCCGTGCGCTGGGACTCTTATGAGAACTTCAACCAGCACCATGAGGACAGTGTGGATG GCTCCCTGACCCACACCCGGGGCCCCCTGGACGGCAGTCCCTATGCTCAGGTGCAGCGGGCCCCCCGCCAGACTCCACCGGCGCCCTCTCcggagccacccccaccccccatgctcTCTGTCAGCAGCGACTCCGGCCActcatccacactgaccacagAGCCCGCTGCTGAGTCCCCTGGCCGGCCACCCCCGACGGCTGCTGAACGGCAGGAGCTGGATCGCCTCCTGGGAGGCTGTGGCGTGGCCAGTGGGGGCCGGGGGGCTGGGCGCGAGACGGCCATCTTAGACGATGAGGAGCAGCCCCCCATGGGCGGAGGCCCCCACCTGGGAGTGTACTCAGGCCATAGGCCTGGCCTTAGCCGCCACTGCTCCTGCCGCCAGGGCTACCGGGAGCCTTGCGGGGTCCCCAATGGGGGCTACTACCGGCCAGAAGGAACCCTGGAAAGGCGACGGCTGGCCTATGGGGGCTATGAAGGCCCCCCCCAGGGCTATGCTGAGGCCTCCATGGAGAAGAGGCGCCTCTGCAGATCCCTGTCCGAGGGGCCGTATCCCTACGCCCCCGAGCCAATGGGGAAACCAGCCAACGGGGACTTCAGCTACCGCTCCCCAGGCTACCGGGAGGTGGTCATCCTGGAGgaccccaccctgcctgccttATGCTCATGCCCAGCCTGTGAGGAGAAGCTGGCGCTGCCCACGGCAGCCCTGTATGGACTGCGGCTGGAGAGGGAAGCTGGCGAGGGGTGGGCGAGCGAGGCGGGCAAGCCTCTCCTGcacccagtgcgccccgggcccCCGCTGCCACTGCTAGTGCCTGCCTGTGGGCATCACCGTGCCCCGATGGCTGAGTATAGCTGCCTGAAGCCACCCAAGGCAGGCGAGGAAGGGCACGAGGGCTGCTCCTACACCATGTGCCCCGAGGGCAGGTATGGGCATCCAGGCTACCCTGCCCTGGTGACATATGGCTGTGGAGGAGCCGTTCCCAGTTACTGCCCAGCATATGGCCGGGTGCCTCACAGCTGTGGCTCTCCAGGTGAGGGCAGAGGGTATCCCAGCCCTGGTGCCCACTCCCCACGGGCTGGCTCCGTTTCCCCGGGCAGCCCACCCTACCCGCAGTCCAGGAAGCTGAGCTACGAGATCCCTgcggaggagggagggagcaggtaCCCGCTGCCTGGGCACCTGGCCTCAGCAGGACCCGTGGCCTCTGCAG AGTCACCTGAGCCAGTGTCCTGGAGGGAGGGCCCCAGTGGGCACAGCACGCTGCCTCGGTCTCCACGAGAAGCCCAGTGCGGTGCCTCTTCAGAGTTGTCTGGTCCCTCCGCACCCCTGCACACCAGCAGCCCGGTCCAGGGCAAGGAAAG CACCAGACGACAGGACACCAGGTCCCCCACCTTGGCGCCCACTCAGAGACTGGGTCCTGGCGAGGCCTTGCCCCCTGCTTCCCAGGGAGGCCCTGGAAAGGCTCCTGAGCTGCCAGAGAGAAGTGGGCCTGAGCCTCCGGCTTCCGGCCCCTGCTCCCCGACCTCCCCTCCCAGCTCGCCCAGTGACTGGCCTCAGGAAAGGAGCCCAGGGGGCCGCTCAGACAGTGCCAGTCCCCAGGGCCCTGTGCCTACCACGCTGCCTGGTCTCCGCCACGCCCCCTGGCAGGGCCCTCGAGGCCCCCCAGACAGCCCGGATGGGTCCCCCCTCACGCCTGTGCCTACGCAGGTGCCCTGGCTTGTGGCCAGCCCAGAGCCACCTCAGAGCTCACCCACACCTGCCTTCCCCTTGGCTGCAGCCTATGACACCAATGGCCCCACCCAGCTCCCGCTTCCTGAGAAACGCCACCTGCCGGGGCCTGGGCAACAACCAGGACCCTGGGGCCCAGAGCAGGCATCACCACCAGCCAGAGGCACCAGTCACCATGTCACCTTCGCACCTCTGCTCCCGGATaatgccccccaacccccag AGCCTCCCATGCAAGAGAGCCAAAGCAATGTCAAGTTTGTCCAAGATACATCCAAGTTCTGGTACAAGCCACACCTGTCACGTGACCAAG CCATCGCCCTGCTGAAGGACAAGGACCCTGGGGCCTTCCTGATCAGGGACAGTCATTCATTCCAAGGAGCTTATGGGCTGGCCCTCAAGGTGGCCAcgcctcctcccagctcccagccctggaAAG GAGACCCCTTGGAACAGCTGGTCCGCCACTTCCTCATTGAGACTGGGCCCAAAGGGGTGAAGATCAAGGGCTGTCCCAGTGAGCCCTACTTTG GCAGCCTGTCCGCCCTGGTCTCCCAGCACTCCATCTCCCCCatctccctgccctgctgcctgcgCATTCCCAGTAAAG ATCCTCTGGAAGAGACCCCAGAGGCTCCAGCGCCCACCAACATGAGCACAGCGGCAGACCTCCTACGTCAGGGTGCTG CCTGCAGTGTGCTCTACCTGACCTCAGTGGAGACGGAGTCACTTACGGGCCCCCAAGCTGTGGCCCGGGCCAGCTCTGCAGCTCTGAGCTCTAGTCCCCGCCCGACACCAGCTGTTGTCCACTTCAAGGTCTCAGCCCAGGGCATTACGCTGACAGACAACCAAAGGAA GCTCTTCTTTCGCCGCCATTATCCAGTGAACAGCATCACCTTCTCCAGCACTGACCCTCAGGACCGGAG ATGGACCAACCCAGACGGGACCACCTCCAA GATCTTTGGTTTCGTGGCCAAGAAGCCGGGAAGCCCCTGGGAGAATGTGTGTCACCTCTTTGCAGAGCTTGACCCAGATCAGCCTGCAGGCGCCATTGTCACCTTCATCACCAAAGTTCTACTGGGccagagaaaatga